The Lates calcarifer isolate ASB-BC8 linkage group LG14, TLL_Latcal_v3, whole genome shotgun sequence genome has a segment encoding these proteins:
- the pfdn2 gene encoding prefoldin subunit 2 has protein sequence MNTLWGPPQQHPSKMAANSSSTGSKSGSSAGGKQSGPSAEQVVATFQRMRQEQRSMASKAAELEMEINEHSLVIDTLKEVDPSRKCFRLVGGVLVERTVKEVLPALENNKEQISKIIESINTQMQAKGRELTEYRERYNIRLVGEGEGEAQGQSAASSRDSEGGGSKSGAGVLVS, from the exons ATGAACACCCTCTGGGGTCCTCCTCAGCAACACCCTTCCAAGATGgcagccaacagcagcagcacggGTAGCAAGTCCGGCAGCAGCGCCGGGGGAAAACAGTCCGGCCCTTCAGCCGAACAG GTGGTGGCAACATTTCAGAGGATGCGTCAGGAACAACGCAGTATGGCTTCTAAAGCTGCTGAGTTGGAGATGGAGATCAACGAGCACAG ctTAGTAATTGACACGCTGAAGGAAGTGGATCCTTCAAGGAAATGCTTTCGTCTAGTAGGAGGAGTGTTGGTGGAGAGAACAGTAAAAGAAGTTCTACCGGCCttggaaaacaataaagaacaG ATCTCAAAAATAATCGAGTCCATCAACACACAGATGCAGGCAAAAGGACGGGAGCTCACAGAGTACAGGGAACGCTACAACATCCGGTTGGTGGGAGAGGGCGAAGGAGAGGCACAAGGCCAGTCGGCGGCATCCTCCAGGGACAGTGAAGGAGGCGGGTCCAAAAGCGGTGCTGGTGTTTTAGTGTCGTAG
- the b4gat1 gene encoding beta-1,4-glucuronyltransferase 1, with amino-acid sequence MHLSKKCSAFKVVLSALLIVALLQLIYLSFLSKFHGKQQRYRYSELFGGSGAKKNAHPEKNTRKERLRYSLSTGGIFDNSGQYRVYKNLIKSDFTTNQRPGSDPGSNVLALATHTTINNLHHLDSLLERWQNPLSVAIFAHGQDVRFATALVYALSFFCPQIQALVDFHLVCLSGEMASFPEQDREHFAGLEDCASVFTRLETHRDKYKNYAISGNISYPNNLLRNVARGGTESSYILVIDIDMMPSADLHQQFLAMITNKEPASDEVFVLPAFEIRHARKMPATKAELVQLYQVGEVRPFYEELCPRCQAPTNYSQWVNSHVRGTSTLEVAYTLTWVDPWEPFYIGPRTVPLYDENFKQYGFNRISQACELHVAGYRFSVLSTAFLVHRGFKIQGEFHARKDEENKHNRVLFRSFKEGLKTKYPSSTRRC; translated from the exons ATGCATCTCTCCAAGAAATGTTCCGCCTTCAAAGTGGTGCTGAGTGCTCTGCTGATAGTGGCGCTCCTGCAGCTCATATACCTGTCCTTTTTATCCAAGTTTCACGGTAAGCAGCAGCGGTACCGGTACTCGGAGCTCTTCGGGGGCTCTGGAGCCAAGAAAAATGCGCACCCCGAGAAGAACACGCGGAAGGAGCGTTTGAGGTACTCGCTGTCTACTGGTGGGATTTTCGACAACAGTGGGCAGTACCGGGTGTACAAGAACTTGATCAAAAGTGATTTCACCACAAACCAGAGACCAGGATCCGACCCCGGCTCCAACGTGCTGGCTTTGGCCACGCACACAACCATCAACAACCTGCATCACCTGGACTCTCTCCTGGAAAGGTGGCAGAACCCTCTCTCTGTGGCCATATTCGCGCATGGGCAAGATGTCAGGTTTGCCACAGCTCTGGTCTATGCTCTCAGCTTCTTCTGCCCTCAGATCCAAGCCCTGGTGGACTTCCACTTGGTCTGCCTCTCAGGTGAGATGGCCAGTTTCCCAGAGCAGGACCGTGAGCATTTTGCAGGGCTTGAGGACTGTGCCTCTGTGTTCACCAGACTGGAGACTCACAGGGACAAATACAAGAACTACGCCATCAGTGGGAACATCTCCTACCCCAACAACCTTCTTCGTAACGTTGCCCGAGGTGGCACAGAGTCCTCCTACATCCTGGTCATTGACATCGACATGATGCCAAGCGCTGACCTGCACCAGCAGTTCCTGGCCATGATCACGAACAAAGAACCGGCGAGCGACGAGGTGTTTGTGTTACCTGCTTTCGAGATCCGCCATGCCCGAAAGATGCCCGCCACCAAGGCAGAGCTGGTCCAGCTCTACCAGGTAGGTGAGGTCCGGCCGTTTTACGAGGAGCTGTGCCCTCGCTGTCAGGCCCCGACCAACTACTCACAGTGGGTCAACAGCCACGTCAGAGGGACAAGCACCCTGGAGGTTGCCTACACGCTCACCTGGGTGGACCCCTGGGAGCCTTTCTACATCGGGCCCCGAACTGTGCCCCTCTATGATGAGAACTTCAAGCAGTATGGCTTCAATCGCATCAGCCAG GCCTGCGAGCTGCATGTGGCCGGATACAGGTTCTCGGTGCTGAGCACGGCCTTCTTGGTGCACCGGGGCTTCAAGATCCAGGGGGAGTTTCATGCCAGGAAAGACGAGGAGAACAAACACAACCGGGTTCTGTTTCGCAGCTTCAAAGAGGGCCTGAAAACCAAATACCCATCCTCCACAAGAAGATGCTGA
- the zgc:101810 gene encoding actin-related protein 2, whose amino-acid sequence MDSQGRKVVVCDNGTGFVKCGFAGSNFPDHIFPAMVGRPIIRSSTKVGNIEIKDLMVGDEASECRSLLEVSYPMENGMVRCWDDMLHLWDYTFGRDRLNINPSECKILLTEPPMNPTKNREKITEVMFEKYQFHGIYVAIQAVLTLYAQGLLTGVVVDSGDGVTHICPVYEGFSLPHLTRRLDIAGRDITRYLIKLLLLRGYAFNHTADFETVRMLKEKLCYVGYNIEQEQRLATETTYLVESYTLPDGRQVNVGGERFGAPEALFQPHLINVEGAGVAELLFNTIQAADIDLRADFYKHIVLSGGTTMYPGLPSRLEREIKQLYLERVLDGDTQKLSKFKIRIEDPPRRKHMVFLGGAVLANIMKDKDSFWLSKAEYEEKGLGVLQKLGGGVR is encoded by the exons ATGGACAGCCAGGGAAGGAAAGTGGTGGTCTGTGACAATGGGACAGGG TTTGTCAAGTGTGGCTTTGCTGGGTCCAACTTCCCCGACCACATCTTCCCCGCCATGGTGGGTCGACCAATCATACGATCGAGCACCAAAGTGGGCAACATTGAGATAAAG GACCTGATGGTGGGGGACGAGGCCAGCGAGTGTCGCTCACTGCTGGAGGTGTCCTACCCCATGGAGAACGGGATGGTGCGTTGCTGGGATGATATGCTCCACCTGTGGGACTACACCTTTGGACGCGATCGCCTGAACATCAACCCCTCGGAATGCAAG ATCCTGTTGACAGAGCCGCCCATGAATCCCACCAAGAACCGGGAAAAGATCACAGAGGTCATGTTTGAGAAGTACCAGTTCCACGGCATCTACGTGGCGATTCAGGCTGTTCTCACTCTGTATGCTCAGG GTTTGCTCACCGGTGTGGTCGTCGACTCAGGGGACGGCGTCACCCACATCTGTCCGGTGTACGAGGGATTTTCCTTACCCCACCTCACACGCAGGCTGGACATCGCAGGACGTGACATCACACGCTACCTCATTAAG CTCCTGCTGCTCCGCGGTTACGCCTTCAACCACACGGCTGACTTTGAGACTGTGCGTATGTTGAAAGAGAAGCTCTGCTATGTGGGATACAACATCGAGCAAGAGCAACGCCTGGCCACAGAGACCACTTACCTGGTGGAGTCGTACACG CTCCCTGATGGCAGACAGGTGAATGTGGGTGGAGAGAGGTTCGGGGCTCCTGAAGCCCTCTTCCAGCCTCACCTCATCAACGTGGAGGGAGCAGGAGTGGCCGAGCTGCTGTTTAACACCATCCAGGCTGCAGACATCGACCTCAG aGCGGACTTCTATAAGCACATTGTCCTGTCAGGAGGGACCACCATGTATCCCGGCCTTCCATCcagactggagagagagatCAAGCAGCTCTACCTGGAGAGAGTGCTGGACGGAGACACTCAGAAACTATCA AAATTTAAGATTCGCATCGAGGACCCTCCCAGACGTAAACATATGGTGTTCCTGGGTGGTGCCGTGCTGGCCAACATCATGAAGGACAAGGACTCCTTTTGGCTGAGCAAGGCAGAGTACGAAGAGAAAGGCCTGGGAGTGCTGCAAAAACTGGGAGGTGGagtcagataa
- the six7 gene encoding SIX homeobox 7, protein MFPLPMFTPDQVARVCENLEETGDIERLGRFLWSLPAAVPGSAGEALNRHESVMRARALVAFHGGNFEALYQILQSHRFTRESHAKLQDLWLDAHYREAERLRGRPLGPVEKYRIRKKFPLPRTIWDGEQKTHCFKERTRSLLREWYLQDPYPNPSRKRHLAQATGLTPTQVGNWFKNRRQRDRAASAKNRLQQDPSLLPSESSPDGSLQERRHHPHLLPTSPRHLGSPEAS, encoded by the exons ATGTTCCCCCTGCCGATGTTCACGCCGGACCAGGTCGCACGGGTGTGCGAGAACTTGGAGGAGACCGGGGACATCGAGCGCCTCGGCCGGTTCCTCTGGTCGCTGCCCGCCGCTGTCCCTGGCTCCGCCGGGGAAGCGCTGAACCGACACGAGTCCGTGATGCGAGCGAGAGCTCTGGTCGCCTTCCACGGCGGGAATTTCGAGGCTCTTTACCAGATCCTCCAGAGCCACCGGTTTACGCGCGAGTCGCACGCCAAACTCCAAGACCTGTGGCTTGACGCGCACTACCGCGAGGCAGAGAGGCTGCGCGGGCGGCCGCTGGGCCCGGTGGAGAAGTACCGGATCCGCAAGAAGTTCCCTCTGCCCCGCACCATCTGGGACGGCGAGCAGAAGACGCACTGCTTTAAG GAGAGAACTCGCAGTTTGCTGAGAGAGTGGTACCTCCAAGACCCCTACCCCAACCCGTCCAGGAAACGGCATCTGGCCCAGGCCACCGGACTCACGCCCACACAGGTCGGCAACTGGTTCAAGAACCGCCGCCAAAGAGACCGTGCTGCATCCGCAAAGAACAG actgcagcaggATCCTTCCCTCCTGCCCTCTGAAAGCTCCCCTGATGGCTCCCTTCAGGAGCGACGCCACCACCCCCATTTGCTGCCTACCTCCCCTCGCCACCTAGGCAGCCCAGAGGCCAGctga
- the nit1 gene encoding deaminated glutathione amidase has product MFTIRCILGSAWRHGIKLQNRMSTVPHSVAAVCQVTATPDKETNFCACKQLMEDAKEQGASMVFLPEGFDYIGSSREETLSLSETLTGDTISRYTQLARKLEVWLSLGGFHERGHDWETDRRIYNSHIIINDKGDIVSVYRKSHLFDVELPEKGVSLKESAFTIPGPSLVSPVQTPIGKVGLGICYDLRFPDLSQALQRHGAEILTYPSAFTVATGAAHWEVLLRARAIETQCYVVAAAQVGRHHEKRSSYGHALAVDPWGEVLGDCGGEKPGMVLVEIDLDKVSSTRRNMPVQQHRRDTGFYQSLEKT; this is encoded by the exons ATGTTCACCATCAGGTGCATTTTGGGATCAGCCTGGAGACACGGGATCAAGCTGCAAAACAG GATGTCCACTGTACCTCACTCAGTGGCTGCGGTCTGCCAGGTAACGGCCACCCCGGACAAAGAGACCAACTTCTGTGCCTGTAAACAGCTGATGGAGGACGCCAAGGAACAAGGGGCCAGCATGGTCTTCCTCCCCGAGGGCTTCGACTACATCGGATCCAGTCGAGAGGAGACGCTGTCGCTGTCCGAGACCCTCACAGGAGACACAATCTCACGATACACTCAGCTAGCCAG GAAGTTGGAGGTGTGGCTGTCTCTCGGAGGATTTCATGAACGAGGACATGACTGGGAAACTGACAGACGAATCTACAACAGCCACATCATAATTAATGATAAAG GTGACATCGTCTCAGTCTACAGGAAGTCCCATTTGTTTGATGTGGAACTGCCAGAAAAAGGTGTATCCCTCAAAGAAAGTGCCTTCACCATCCCTGGACCTTCACTTGTGTCTCCGGTCCAAACTCCCATTGGAAAG GTTGGTTTGGGCATCTGCTATGATCTGAGATTCCCTGACTTATCGCAGGCTCTGCAAAGACACGGGGCCGAGATCCTGACATACCCATCAGCCTTCACTGTAGCTACAGGAGCCGCTCACTGGGAG GTGTTACTTCGTGCCCGGGCGATCGAGACCCAGTGCTACGTAGTGGCGGCAGCGCAGGTCGGTCGGCACCACGAGAAGCGCTCCTCGTACGGCCACGCCCTGGCGGTGGACCCCTGGGGCGAGGTGCTGGGTGACTGCGGAGGGGAGAAGCCAGGGATGGTGCTGGTGGAGATCGACCTGGATAAAGTCAGCAGCACTAGGAGAAACATGCCGGTCCAACAGCACCGCAGAGACACTGGCTTCTACCAGAGCCTGGAGAAGACTTGA